A stretch of Leisingera sp. S132 DNA encodes these proteins:
- a CDS encoding acetyl-CoA C-acyltransferase yields MKDVVIAGAARTPMGGFQGMYDGVTAAELGGAAIRAALEGAGTATVDEVLMGCVLPAGQGQAPARQAGFAAGLGEDVPATTLNKMCGSGMKAAMIAFDQIALGHAETMVAGGMESMTNAPYILPKMRGGARIGHGQVVDHMFLDGLEDAYDKGRLMGTFAEDCAEKYQFTREAQDEYALKSLSNALEAQESGAFDGEIAPVTVKTRKGEVVTDADEQPKSACPEKIPTLKPAFRKDGTVTAANASSISDGAAALVLASAEIAETKGLKVRARILGHASHAQAPGWFTTAPVPAARKLLKSIGWTVGDVDLWEVNEAFAVVPMAFMHEMGISRDKVNVNGGACALGHPIGASGARIMVTLLNALEKRGLKRGVAAICIGGGEGTAIAIERV; encoded by the coding sequence ATGAAAGATGTTGTTATCGCCGGAGCGGCCCGGACACCCATGGGCGGGTTCCAGGGCATGTATGACGGCGTGACGGCTGCGGAACTTGGCGGTGCTGCGATCCGTGCGGCCCTGGAAGGGGCTGGAACTGCCACCGTGGATGAAGTGCTGATGGGCTGTGTGCTGCCTGCAGGCCAGGGTCAGGCGCCTGCACGGCAGGCGGGATTTGCTGCGGGACTGGGCGAGGATGTTCCGGCCACCACGCTGAACAAGATGTGCGGTTCCGGCATGAAGGCGGCGATGATCGCCTTCGATCAGATTGCGCTGGGCCATGCGGAGACGATGGTCGCCGGCGGTATGGAGAGCATGACCAACGCGCCCTACATACTGCCCAAAATGCGCGGCGGCGCCCGGATCGGCCACGGCCAGGTGGTCGACCACATGTTCCTGGATGGGCTGGAAGACGCTTATGACAAGGGGCGCCTGATGGGCACCTTTGCCGAGGACTGCGCCGAAAAGTACCAGTTCACCCGCGAAGCCCAGGATGAATATGCTCTGAAGTCGTTGTCCAACGCGCTGGAAGCGCAGGAGAGCGGCGCCTTTGACGGTGAAATTGCGCCCGTGACCGTGAAGACCCGCAAGGGCGAAGTGGTGACGGATGCGGATGAGCAGCCGAAATCGGCGTGCCCGGAAAAGATCCCGACGCTGAAACCCGCTTTCCGCAAGGATGGCACTGTGACCGCGGCCAATGCGTCTTCCATTTCCGATGGAGCCGCGGCGTTGGTGCTGGCCTCTGCTGAAATCGCCGAGACAAAAGGCCTGAAGGTCCGCGCCCGCATCCTGGGCCACGCCAGCCACGCCCAGGCGCCGGGCTGGTTCACCACCGCCCCTGTGCCAGCCGCCCGGAAACTGCTCAAGTCCATCGGCTGGACAGTCGGGGATGTTGATCTGTGGGAAGTGAACGAGGCCTTTGCCGTGGTGCCGATGGCCTTCATGCATGAAATGGGCATCTCGCGCGACAAGGTGAACGTGAACGGCGGCGCCTGCGCGCTGGGCCATCCGATCGGCGCCTCCGGTGCGCGGATCATGGTCACCCTTCTGAACGCGCTGGAAAAGCGCGGCCTGAAACGCGGCGTGGCCGCGATTTGCATCGGCGGCGGCGAAGGCACGGCGATCGCCATCGAGCGGGTGTGA
- a CDS encoding STAS domain-containing protein — protein MSLTTTMTDGAQIVKVNAERIDAAMAIQFKEDMRTETEAGPERVILDLSEVQFIDSSGLGAIVAAMKQLGGSRRLDLAGLTPMVEKVFRLTRMDTIFDLYSSLSEATAPASANS, from the coding sequence ATGAGCCTGACGACCACCATGACGGACGGTGCACAGATCGTCAAAGTCAATGCCGAACGCATTGATGCCGCCATGGCTATCCAGTTCAAGGAAGACATGCGCACGGAAACCGAAGCCGGACCAGAGCGCGTCATTCTGGATCTGTCCGAGGTGCAGTTTATTGATTCCAGCGGGCTTGGCGCGATTGTCGCGGCCATGAAACAGCTGGGCGGCAGCCGCAGGCTGGACCTGGCCGGCCTGACCCCAATGGTGGAGAAGGTTTTCCGGCTGACCCGTATGGACACGATCTTCGACCTCTACAGTTCGCTGAGTGAAGCAACCGCCCCTGCCAGCGCAAACTCTTGA
- a CDS encoding ATP-binding protein encodes MVRTFACSFTATNLDARSGVSSVVDRLRTLGIPAARADEVQIALTEAVNNVVEHAYAENDPGDVRIQAKLSPEHLWVSIQDAGAPYPNGELPEGKPADVNVPAKNLPEGGFGWFLIRELASQVQYERSEGSNNLTLCFEIQVTSPSAEA; translated from the coding sequence ATGGTAAGAACCTTTGCCTGCTCGTTCACGGCCACTAATCTGGATGCCCGATCCGGCGTCTCATCCGTTGTGGACCGGCTGCGGACCCTGGGAATTCCAGCGGCCCGAGCGGACGAAGTGCAAATCGCGCTGACCGAGGCTGTCAACAACGTGGTCGAGCACGCGTATGCGGAGAATGACCCTGGGGATGTCCGAATACAGGCAAAACTCTCTCCAGAACACTTATGGGTCAGCATTCAGGACGCTGGTGCCCCCTACCCGAACGGAGAACTGCCAGAAGGCAAGCCTGCTGACGTCAATGTTCCTGCCAAAAATTTGCCTGAAGGCGGGTTTGGCTGGTTCCTGATCCGGGAACTCGCGAGTCAGGTTCAATATGAGCGTTCCGAAGGCAGCAACAACCTGACACTCTGTTTTGAGATCCAAGTCACCAGCCCTTCGGCTGAAGCCTGA
- a CDS encoding gamma-glutamyltransferase family protein, with the protein MRDFHLPGRSAVFAVSGMCATSHPLAARVAVDILQRGGNAMDGALAGAVMLGICEPQMTGIGGDCFVLHSRPGHGIRAWNGSGRAPAGASAADLRARGLAAVPLTSADAVTIPYSMDAFCCLAETEGRLGLDTLLQPAIHYAEHGVPVAPRTAFDWKNSAETLQGAALKHYLKDGRPLGTGEVFRAPGQAEVLRRVAKNGRDAFYSGEVAEDMIAALSALGGAHNIGDFESAASFATCPVEGHYKDNCLAEHPPNGQGAAAILLLNILKSFDLGSLDPFGAERAHLEAEAAKLAYDARNRFIADADYTARLDHMLSAETAANLAALIDPKRAMPAAEPLTEAVHKETVYITVVDKDRMAVSLIYSIFHGFGSGIASEKFGILLQNRGAGFTLEAGHPNEFGPGKRPMHTIIPAMLKKGEDVIMPFGVMGGGYQPTGHARLVSNLLDFGMDLQTAIDAPRCFADSGILKVERGYSDAVRRQLSELGHKVETPDTPLGGAQAIRISESGVLEGGSDPRKDGCALGY; encoded by the coding sequence ATGCGAGACTTCCATCTGCCCGGCCGTTCGGCTGTTTTTGCAGTTTCCGGAATGTGCGCCACCTCGCATCCGCTGGCGGCGCGGGTTGCTGTGGACATTCTGCAGCGCGGCGGCAATGCCATGGACGGGGCTTTGGCCGGAGCGGTCATGCTCGGCATCTGCGAGCCGCAAATGACGGGTATCGGTGGAGACTGCTTTGTGCTTCATTCAAGACCCGGGCATGGCATCCGGGCATGGAACGGGTCAGGGCGCGCACCTGCAGGTGCCAGTGCTGCGGACCTGCGAGCGCGGGGCCTGGCAGCGGTGCCGTTGACCAGCGCGGACGCAGTTACCATTCCATACTCCATGGATGCGTTTTGCTGTCTTGCGGAAACTGAGGGACGGTTAGGCCTGGACACGCTGCTGCAGCCCGCCATCCATTACGCCGAACATGGCGTTCCAGTTGCTCCCCGCACCGCTTTTGACTGGAAAAACAGTGCTGAAACCCTGCAAGGCGCAGCGCTCAAACATTACCTGAAAGACGGCCGCCCCCTGGGCACTGGAGAGGTGTTCCGCGCGCCGGGTCAAGCCGAAGTGCTGCGCCGGGTCGCTAAGAACGGGCGCGATGCGTTCTACTCTGGGGAAGTGGCTGAAGACATGATCGCTGCATTGTCAGCTTTGGGCGGTGCACACAACATTGGGGACTTTGAATCCGCGGCAAGTTTTGCCACATGTCCGGTTGAAGGCCACTACAAAGACAATTGTCTGGCCGAACACCCGCCCAACGGGCAAGGTGCGGCGGCAATCCTTCTCCTCAATATTCTCAAAAGCTTCGATCTTGGCAGCTTGGATCCTTTTGGGGCTGAGCGCGCGCACCTCGAAGCGGAGGCCGCCAAGCTGGCCTATGACGCACGTAACCGGTTTATTGCCGACGCGGATTACACCGCGCGGCTTGACCACATGCTTTCGGCTGAAACCGCTGCAAATCTTGCAGCTCTGATTGACCCGAAACGCGCGATGCCCGCCGCCGAACCGCTGACCGAAGCCGTGCACAAGGAAACCGTCTATATCACTGTCGTAGACAAAGACCGCATGGCCGTGTCTCTTATTTATTCGATCTTCCACGGGTTCGGCTCTGGTATCGCCTCGGAAAAGTTTGGCATTTTGCTTCAGAACCGCGGTGCCGGCTTTACGCTTGAGGCAGGTCATCCAAACGAATTTGGTCCCGGCAAACGGCCGATGCACACGATCATTCCGGCTATGCTGAAGAAGGGTGAAGACGTGATCATGCCCTTCGGCGTGATGGGCGGCGGATACCAGCCGACCGGCCACGCCAGGCTGGTATCAAACCTTTTGGATTTCGGTATGGACCTGCAAACCGCGATCGATGCCCCGCGGTGCTTCGCCGACAGTGGTATTTTGAAAGTTGAGCGCGGCTATTCTGACGCGGTCCGAAGGCAGCTGAGCGAGTTGGGGCACAAAGTTGAAACGCCGGACACGCCGCTAGGAGGAGCGCAAGCGATCCGCATCAGTGAATCAGGAGTGCTGGAAGGCGGCAGCGATCCGCGCAAGGACGGGTGTGCTTTGGGCTACTGA
- the hspQ gene encoding heat shock protein HspQ, giving the protein MMRTRAKYNLGQVVRHRKHPFRGVVFDVDPEFSNTEEWYEAIPEDSRPVKDQPFYHLLAENDQSYYVAYVSEQNLVADYSGEPVGHPDVPEMFGHFDGGAYSLHYQLN; this is encoded by the coding sequence ATGATGAGAACACGCGCAAAATACAATCTTGGGCAGGTCGTCCGCCACCGGAAGCATCCCTTTCGCGGTGTCGTCTTTGATGTGGATCCTGAGTTCTCGAATACCGAAGAATGGTACGAAGCGATCCCGGAAGACAGCCGGCCAGTCAAGGACCAGCCATTTTATCATCTTTTGGCCGAGAACGACCAAAGTTACTATGTTGCTTATGTTTCCGAACAGAACCTTGTTGCGGATTACTCGGGTGAGCCTGTCGGTCATCCCGATGTGCCTGAGATGTTTGGTCATTTTGACGGTGGCGCCTATTCTTTGCACTACCAGCTGAACTGA
- a CDS encoding lytic transglycosylase, with translation MSRFISALVLLMAVASCGGGHKAPPRDLDNACSIIQQRPEYLKAFRATQRRWGVPVHVQMATIYHESRFRGDARTPHQYLLGVIPVGRQSSAYGYSQALDGTWDDYRSDTGRRRAKRDRIGDAADFMGWYMRKSLEKNGIPLYDARNQYLAYHEGHSGYARGSYRSKAWLMRVAGQVETRAQTYQAQLATCRKFR, from the coding sequence ATGAGCAGATTCATCAGCGCCCTCGTTCTCCTCATGGCGGTTGCGTCTTGCGGAGGCGGGCACAAAGCGCCACCGCGCGATTTGGATAACGCCTGCAGCATTATCCAGCAGCGCCCTGAATACCTGAAAGCTTTCCGCGCGACCCAGCGCCGCTGGGGTGTGCCGGTGCATGTGCAGATGGCAACTATCTATCACGAAAGCCGTTTCCGCGGCGATGCCAGGACACCGCATCAGTATTTGCTGGGGGTGATCCCGGTCGGGCGTCAGTCCAGCGCGTATGGCTACAGTCAGGCCCTTGACGGCACTTGGGACGATTACCGCAGCGACACCGGCCGGCGGCGCGCAAAACGCGACCGGATCGGTGATGCAGCGGATTTCATGGGCTGGTACATGCGCAAGAGCCTGGAGAAGAACGGCATCCCTCTTTACGATGCGCGGAACCAGTATCTGGCCTACCACGAAGGCCACAGCGGCTATGCCCGCGGCAGTTACCGCTCCAAAGCCTGGCTCATGCGCGTTGCCGGTCAGGTCGAAACGCGTGCCCAAACGTACCAGGCGCAGCTGGCCACCTGCCGCAAGTTCCGCTGA
- a CDS encoding outer membrane lipoprotein carrier protein LolA, producing the protein MKRIALALALTFMAPASWAAEKLSLNEISRYLNGISTASSPFTQINDDGSLSTGKLYMHRPGRMRFEYDGKGGGTVVAGGGAVVIHDPKSNQPPETYPLKRTPLSIILDRRVDLGRANMVVGHSFDGTSTIVRAQDPENPDYGSIEMMFTGSPVELRKWVIHDGAGGQTTVILGAMETGVKLSSSLFVTTGRSR; encoded by the coding sequence ATGAAACGGATTGCACTTGCGCTTGCGCTGACCTTCATGGCCCCGGCCTCCTGGGCGGCAGAGAAACTAAGCCTCAATGAGATTTCCCGGTACTTGAATGGGATCTCAACGGCGTCGTCACCCTTTACTCAAATCAATGACGACGGCAGCCTGTCCACCGGCAAGCTGTACATGCACCGGCCCGGGCGGATGCGGTTTGAATATGACGGAAAAGGTGGCGGCACAGTTGTGGCCGGGGGGGGCGCGGTGGTGATCCACGATCCGAAATCGAATCAGCCCCCTGAAACCTATCCGCTGAAGAGGACGCCGCTGTCGATCATTTTGGACCGCAGGGTGGATCTGGGCCGAGCCAACATGGTGGTTGGGCACAGCTTTGACGGCACATCAACAATTGTTCGGGCGCAGGACCCGGAAAACCCGGACTATGGCAGCATTGAAATGATGTTCACCGGCAGTCCGGTGGAACTGCGCAAATGGGTGATCCATGACGGCGCCGGAGGTCAGACGACCGTTATCCTGGGCGCGATGGAAACCGGTGTTAAGCTGTCCTCAAGCCTATTCGTGACCACCGGCCGCTCTCGCTGA
- a CDS encoding DNA translocase FtsK: MAFQTRSRDPLLDSNMQAAIEKRGKELIGIALILVGLMVAAMLGSYTPEDPNWTVSTDAPVQNWLGRPGASVSFILITLFGKASWAMPLFLAAWGLRFVLHRGEDRVVWPLLLSVPWLLVVSLHMETLNASTSWQQNYDFGLGGMVGYTFLGALLALLPVGLHFMVKIMSLLSAAGMLALGCVVLGFTWPEVKKGLNKVTIGLILGYGAIAALLGRGASSGLQAAMTYRRERAERAGSGDEDVYAVADSDPDMFEDYPDEAFSADDSGEELEAPARGGLLSRVPSLIRRAGPSAAAPEDAYAAAADFENEEGHTSDGIGGEDRISRKIANAVRIRRAADTPPELDPNLPLTKGRGQRPAPLIFNPAAAQGSLPAEPPLTAAQMPVPPVPDEPPLSWQAAEAETFVPNAPEAHAQEEDARAGFGDDTPRMLTPDHVPAESLPGAAAPVQDAPQAAKAPGPRLTVDLPVAEPRKAVVEKPARKPVQPSARAKAEAQPNLAFDDSDSDFELPPLSLLTNPVSIERHHLSDEALEENARMLETVLDDYGVKGEIVSVRPGPVVTMYELEPAPGLKASRVIGLADDIARSMSALSARVSTVPGRTVIGIELPNDKREKVVLREILSSRDFGDGNHALPLALGKDIGGDAMVANLAKMPHLLIAGTTGSGKSVAINTMILSLLYKLTPDECRLIMIDPKMLELSVYDGIPHLLSPVVTDPKKAVVALKWVVGEMEDRYRKMSKMGVRNIAGYNGRVKEALAKGELFSRTVQTGFDDDTGEPVFETEEFEPKALPYIVVIVDEMADLMMVAGKEIEACIQRLAQMARASGIHLIMATQRPSVDVITGTIKANFPTRISFQVTSKIDSRTILGEMGAEQLLGMGDMLYMAGGAKITRCHGPFCSDEEVEEVVNHLKQFGPPDYVGSVLDGPDEDKADNIDAVLGLNTGGNTDTEDALYDTAVAIVIKDRKCSTSYIQRKLAIGYNKAARLVEQMEDEGVVSAANHVGKREILVPEQ; the protein is encoded by the coding sequence ATGGCATTTCAAACCCGCAGCCGCGATCCGCTGCTCGACAGCAATATGCAGGCAGCCATTGAAAAGCGCGGCAAGGAACTGATCGGGATTGCCCTGATCCTGGTGGGGCTGATGGTTGCGGCCATGCTCGGCTCGTACACGCCTGAAGACCCGAACTGGACGGTGTCCACAGACGCGCCAGTGCAGAACTGGCTGGGCCGCCCGGGCGCTTCTGTCTCCTTTATCCTGATCACCCTGTTCGGCAAGGCAAGCTGGGCGATGCCGCTGTTCCTGGCGGCCTGGGGCCTGCGGTTTGTGCTGCACCGGGGCGAGGACCGCGTGGTCTGGCCGCTCCTGCTGTCGGTGCCCTGGCTGCTGGTTGTGTCCCTGCACATGGAAACTCTGAATGCCAGCACCAGCTGGCAGCAGAATTATGACTTCGGCCTCGGCGGAATGGTTGGCTACACCTTCCTGGGCGCGCTGCTGGCGCTGTTGCCGGTAGGCCTGCACTTCATGGTCAAGATCATGTCCCTGCTGAGCGCTGCAGGCATGCTGGCGCTTGGCTGCGTGGTGCTGGGCTTCACCTGGCCTGAGGTCAAAAAAGGACTGAACAAGGTTACAATTGGCCTCATTCTTGGATACGGCGCGATAGCAGCTCTGCTTGGCCGCGGTGCTTCCAGCGGGCTGCAAGCTGCAATGACATACCGCAGGGAGCGGGCAGAACGCGCAGGCTCTGGGGATGAGGATGTCTATGCAGTCGCAGATTCGGATCCAGACATGTTCGAGGACTATCCCGATGAAGCCTTTTCGGCTGACGACAGCGGGGAAGAGCTTGAAGCCCCGGCCAGGGGCGGCTTGTTGTCGCGTGTGCCCAGCCTGATCCGCCGGGCAGGGCCTTCTGCCGCAGCTCCGGAAGACGCATATGCTGCTGCGGCTGATTTTGAGAACGAAGAGGGGCATACAAGCGACGGGATTGGCGGCGAAGACCGCATTTCCAGGAAAATCGCAAATGCGGTGCGGATCCGCCGCGCCGCCGATACACCGCCGGAGCTGGACCCGAACCTGCCGCTGACCAAGGGCCGCGGCCAGCGTCCCGCGCCTCTGATTTTCAACCCTGCAGCCGCACAGGGCAGCCTGCCAGCCGAGCCGCCGCTGACCGCTGCGCAAATGCCGGTGCCGCCGGTGCCGGACGAGCCGCCGCTGTCCTGGCAGGCGGCAGAGGCTGAAACCTTTGTTCCGAACGCACCGGAAGCGCACGCGCAGGAAGAGGATGCCCGCGCCGGCTTCGGCGACGACACGCCCCGGATGCTGACGCCGGACCACGTGCCGGCCGAGTCTCTGCCGGGCGCGGCGGCGCCTGTTCAGGATGCCCCCCAGGCGGCCAAGGCCCCCGGGCCGCGGCTGACCGTCGATCTGCCGGTGGCAGAGCCGCGCAAGGCGGTGGTGGAGAAACCGGCGCGCAAGCCGGTGCAGCCCTCCGCGCGGGCCAAGGCGGAAGCCCAGCCCAACCTGGCCTTCGACGACAGTGACAGCGATTTCGAACTGCCGCCGCTGAGCCTGCTGACCAACCCGGTCAGCATCGAACGCCACCACCTGAGCGATGAGGCACTGGAAGAAAACGCCCGGATGCTGGAGACGGTGCTGGACGACTATGGCGTGAAAGGCGAGATCGTCTCGGTTCGCCCGGGTCCCGTTGTCACCATGTATGAGCTGGAGCCCGCGCCGGGTCTCAAGGCCTCCCGCGTGATCGGCCTGGCCGATGACATTGCACGGTCGATGTCGGCGCTGTCGGCCCGGGTTTCAACCGTGCCGGGCCGCACCGTGATCGGCATCGAACTGCCGAATGATAAGCGCGAGAAAGTTGTCCTGCGCGAAATCCTCTCCTCCCGCGATTTTGGTGACGGCAACCACGCGCTGCCGCTGGCATTGGGCAAGGACATCGGCGGCGACGCCATGGTGGCAAACCTCGCCAAGATGCCCCACCTGCTGATTGCAGGCACCACCGGCTCCGGTAAATCGGTGGCGATCAATACGATGATTCTGTCGCTGCTGTACAAGCTGACGCCCGATGAATGCCGCCTGATCATGATTGACCCCAAGATGCTGGAACTGTCCGTCTATGACGGCATCCCGCATCTGCTCTCGCCCGTTGTGACCGACCCGAAGAAGGCGGTTGTTGCCCTCAAGTGGGTGGTGGGCGAGATGGAGGACCGCTACCGCAAGATGTCCAAGATGGGGGTGCGCAACATCGCCGGCTACAACGGCCGTGTGAAGGAGGCGCTGGCCAAGGGCGAGCTGTTCTCACGCACGGTGCAGACCGGGTTTGACGACGACACCGGCGAACCGGTGTTCGAGACCGAAGAGTTCGAACCCAAGGCGCTGCCTTACATCGTGGTGATCGTCGACGAGATGGCGGACCTGATGATGGTAGCCGGCAAGGAAATCGAGGCCTGCATCCAGCGCCTGGCGCAGATGGCGCGGGCCTCTGGCATCCACCTGATCATGGCAACCCAGCGCCCCTCGGTCGATGTGATCACCGGCACCATCAAAGCCAACTTCCCGACCCGGATTTCCTTCCAGGTGACCTCCAAGATCGACAGCCGCACCATTCTCGGTGAGATGGGTGCCGAGCAGCTCTTGGGCATGGGTGACATGCTGTATATGGCGGGCGGTGCTAAGATCACCCGCTGCCACGGCCCGTTCTGTTCGGATGAAGAGGTCGAAGAAGTGGTCAACCACCTCAAGCAATTCGGCCCGCCGGATTATGTGGGCAGTGTGCTGGATGGCCCGGATGAGGACAAAGCCGACAATATCGACGCGGTGCTGGGGCTGAACACCGGCGGCAATACCGACACCGAGGACGCGCTCTATGACACGGCGGTTGCCATTGTGATCAAAGACCGCAAGTGCTCCACCTCCTACATCCAGCGAAAGCTGGCGATCGGCTACAACAAGGCCGCGCGTTTGGTGGAGCAGATGGAGGACGAAGGTGTCGTCTCAGCCGCCAACCACGTCGGCAAACGGGAAATTCTGGTTCCCGAACAGTAA
- a CDS encoding aminotransferase class I/II-fold pyridoxal phosphate-dependent enzyme has product MDFPERFSNLPAYAFPRLRALLDHHTPGGDVVHMTIGEPKHAFPAWVTDVIAETAAGFNQYPNNDGTPELRGAISDWIHRRYGVTTDPETQIMALNGTREGLYNAAMALCPEQKNGQKPVVLIPNPFYQVYMVATISVGAEPVFVPATAATGHLPDYENLPEDVLNRTAVAYICSPANPQGAVASRAYWTRLIQLAEKYDFRIFADECYSEIYRDEAPVGALTVAQELGADPERVVLFNSLSKRSNLPGLRSGLIAGGPETLKRVKQLRAYSGAPLPGPLQAAAARVWADEAHVEENRALYQAKYKIADEVFDGLNGYMAPEAGFFLWLPVENGEQAALKLWSETGVRVLPGAYLAQGAPGQNPGETYIRVALVAPAEDTREALSTLRGCLY; this is encoded by the coding sequence ATGGATTTTCCTGAGCGGTTTTCGAACCTGCCAGCCTATGCGTTTCCGCGCCTGAGAGCGCTGTTGGACCACCACACCCCCGGCGGGGATGTGGTGCATATGACCATTGGCGAGCCCAAGCATGCGTTTCCGGCCTGGGTTACGGATGTCATTGCAGAAACCGCCGCCGGATTTAACCAGTACCCCAACAATGACGGCACGCCGGAACTGCGCGGTGCGATTTCGGACTGGATCCACCGCCGCTATGGTGTGACCACGGACCCCGAGACGCAGATCATGGCGCTGAACGGCACCCGCGAGGGTCTGTACAATGCCGCGATGGCACTATGCCCGGAGCAGAAGAACGGGCAGAAGCCTGTGGTGCTGATCCCGAACCCCTTCTACCAGGTCTATATGGTGGCGACGATTTCTGTCGGGGCAGAGCCTGTGTTTGTGCCTGCGACAGCAGCGACCGGCCATCTGCCGGACTATGAAAACCTGCCGGAGGATGTTCTGAACCGCACGGCGGTCGCCTACATCTGTTCGCCCGCAAACCCGCAGGGCGCTGTGGCCTCGCGCGCGTACTGGACCCGGCTGATCCAGCTGGCGGAAAAATACGATTTCCGCATCTTCGCGGACGAATGCTACTCCGAAATCTACCGCGATGAGGCCCCCGTGGGTGCGCTGACCGTTGCGCAGGAACTGGGTGCCGACCCCGAACGGGTGGTGCTGTTCAACTCGCTCTCGAAACGTTCGAACCTGCCGGGGCTGCGCTCCGGGCTGATTGCCGGCGGGCCGGAGACCCTCAAGCGGGTCAAACAGCTGCGCGCCTATTCCGGTGCGCCGCTGCCGGGGCCCTTGCAGGCCGCCGCCGCCCGGGTCTGGGCGGATGAGGCGCACGTGGAAGAGAATCGTGCGCTCTATCAGGCAAAGTACAAAATTGCGGATGAGGTTTTTGACGGCCTCAACGGCTACATGGCGCCAGAAGCGGGCTTCTTCCTTTGGCTTCCGGTGGAAAACGGCGAGCAGGCCGCGCTGAAGCTGTGGAGTGAAACCGGGGTGCGGGTGCTGCCCGGCGCCTATCTGGCGCAAGGTGCACCGGGCCAGAACCCGGGCGAGACATACATCCGGGTGGCGCTGGTCGCCCCCGCAGAGGACACCCGCGAGGCGCTGAGCACGCTGCGCGGCTGTCTTTACTGA